A stretch of the Bacteroidota bacterium genome encodes the following:
- a CDS encoding response regulator: MSDSKKINELLAKIEKLEQENAMLKRDFSAVAKGNTVNVPEGIKPLFDEAQKIVGDYFRNLKMDPTHGTIEINDQRYVLVRASALSNDFLHTIQKLYSDRGEKEAISIGKNFLFDIAHVIGMNDARNFHQKMNLVEPIEKLSAGPVHFAYSGWAFVDILPESSPTPDENYYLIYQHPFSFEADSWIRSGKKSETPVCVMNSGYSSGWCEESFGMPLTAVEVTCKAKGDEHCTFIMSPPHKIQEHVNRFAADSKYINRKITYDIPTFFERKKVEEEMRNARKKAEESDKAKTEFLANMSHEIRTPMNAIIGYVDLMLKDNVSVEHRDYLETLKDSGKLLLNLINDILDVSKIEAGQLVIEQSATSLSEILDNKELLLKNLIIKSGNEIKIEKNIDESIADEVFLDSSRLQQILNNLLSNAVKFTNNGSVHFGVVLKDSETLEFYVKDSGIGINKNDHIKIFEMFGQADASSTREHGGSGLGLTISKKLIELMGGKIWVESTKGKGSNFYFTLPYRPLATTNEIKSKSVKKQIVVKDKLLLVEDNLINQRLTKLILEKAGYEVLTANNGQEAVDYYRKDGSIKLIIMDIQMPVLDGLAATQVIRFHEAEQKLKKTPIIALTAHAMKGDKEKCLEAGCDNYLSKPIMLDVLVNTIKKYI; the protein is encoded by the coding sequence ATGAGCGATTCGAAAAAAATAAATGAACTCTTAGCGAAAATTGAAAAATTGGAGCAGGAAAATGCTATGCTCAAAAGAGATTTTTCTGCTGTGGCTAAAGGAAATACGGTAAATGTTCCAGAAGGAATTAAGCCCCTGTTTGACGAAGCTCAAAAGATTGTTGGAGACTATTTTCGGAATTTAAAAATGGATCCTACGCATGGAACAATCGAAATTAATGATCAACGTTATGTATTGGTGAGGGCTTCCGCTTTGTCAAATGATTTTTTGCATACGATTCAAAAATTGTACTCTGACAGAGGAGAAAAAGAAGCGATTTCAATTGGGAAAAATTTCCTGTTTGATATTGCCCATGTAATCGGGATGAATGATGCAAGAAACTTTCACCAGAAAATGAATTTGGTGGAGCCTATTGAAAAATTATCTGCTGGACCGGTTCATTTTGCTTATTCCGGTTGGGCATTTGTAGATATTCTTCCTGAAAGTTCCCCTACACCGGATGAAAATTATTATTTAATCTATCAACATCCCTTTTCTTTTGAAGCAGATTCATGGATTCGTTCTGGCAAAAAATCAGAAACACCGGTATGCGTAATGAATTCAGGTTATTCATCCGGTTGGTGTGAAGAAAGTTTTGGAATGCCGCTTACTGCTGTTGAGGTAACTTGTAAAGCAAAAGGAGATGAACATTGCACATTTATTATGTCGCCTCCTCATAAAATTCAGGAGCACGTCAATCGCTTTGCTGCAGATTCAAAATATATTAATAGAAAAATTACGTATGACATTCCTACTTTTTTTGAACGAAAAAAAGTAGAAGAGGAGATGCGAAACGCAAGAAAAAAAGCGGAGGAATCGGATAAAGCGAAAACGGAGTTTTTAGCAAACATGAGCCACGAAATTCGGACTCCCATGAATGCAATTATCGGATATGTTGATTTGATGTTAAAGGATAATGTTTCAGTTGAGCATAGAGATTATCTGGAGACCTTGAAAGATAGCGGAAAGCTATTATTGAATTTAATTAATGATATCTTAGATGTTTCCAAGATTGAAGCAGGACAATTAGTTATTGAACAATCGGCAACTTCCTTGTCTGAAATTCTAGATAATAAAGAATTATTGCTAAAAAACTTAATAATAAAATCCGGTAATGAAATTAAGATTGAAAAAAACATCGATGAATCAATCGCAGATGAGGTATTTCTTGACTCTTCTCGTTTGCAGCAAATTCTAAATAATTTATTGAGTAACGCAGTAAAATTTACAAATAATGGAAGTGTACACTTTGGTGTTGTTTTAAAAGATTCTGAAACCTTAGAATTCTATGTAAAGGATTCCGGAATTGGGATAAACAAAAATGATCACATAAAAATTTTTGAAATGTTCGGACAAGCGGATGCATCTTCAACACGTGAACATGGCGGAAGTGGATTGGGCTTGACGATTTCAAAAAAATTAATTGAGTTGATGGGAGGGAAAATCTGGGTAGAATCAACAAAAGGAAAAGGTTCTAATTTCTATTTTACGCTTCCTTACAGACCTTTAGCAACAACGAATGAGATAAAATCAAAATCAGTAAAGAAACAAATAGTTGTAAAAGATAAATTGTTGTTAGTAGAAGATAATTTGATTAATCAACGATTGACAAAGTTGATTTTAGAAAAGGCAGGATATGAAGTGCTGACAGCAAACAATGGGCAGGAAGCAGTCGACTATTATAGGAAAGATGGCTCCATTAAATTAATTATCATGGATATTCAAATGCCCGTGCTGGATGGTTTGGCAGCAACACAAGTGATCCGTTTTCATGAGGCAGAACAAAAGCTAAAAAAAACACCCATCATTGCACTTACAGCACATGCAATGAAGGGTGATAAAGAAAAGTGTTTGGAAGCTGGTTGTGATAATTATTTATCAAAACCGATTATGTTGGATGTATTGGTAAATACTATTAAGAAGTATATTTAA
- a CDS encoding S8 family serine peptidase — translation MKKIISIFSFLLFLQFAGAQTSKTYVVVFKDKMDSPFSIFQPEKYLSKKSILRRQKQHIAITEKDLPVNMAYILQVKNIGVNVLNASKWMNAVTISTNDETKISTIKELSCVAGIVLTSSPALDRKPSAKFDFESTTQPLSENLSQEKAVSSVLNYGPSFFQANQIGVDCMHDMGYMGQGITVAVLDAGFFDANILPAFDSLRINNQLLGCRDFVTGDTLVFEDFPHGMNVLSCMGGNLPGELVGTAPKAKYWLLRTEDAFTETLQEEVNWLVGAEFADSVGADVINSSLGYSTFDGGIGDHTYADMDGNTTIITNAADWAASVGIFVTTSAGNAGGPPWFKITAPADADSALTVGAVDSAGFIAGFSSRGLTSDGRIKPNVCARGVQAVIAANSGGITGASGTSFSSPITAGAVACLWQANPSATNMQLLSAIEQSASQYTSPDSIYGYGIPNFCKADSILSFILSVNDIQGNQNSLTVYPNPFHSNFTIEYYASNKEVVLVELFDVTGKKVISQQQSVLGNTKNSFTLSGVAILSKGIYTLRIVSANETQYSKIIKQ, via the coding sequence ATGAAAAAAATAATTTCAATTTTTTCCTTCTTATTGTTTCTACAATTCGCTGGTGCCCAAACTTCAAAAACGTACGTGGTTGTTTTTAAAGATAAAATGGATTCTCCATTTTCAATTTTTCAACCTGAAAAATACCTGTCGAAAAAGTCCATTTTGCGTAGACAAAAACAACACATTGCTATTACTGAAAAAGATTTACCGGTAAACATGGCTTATATTCTTCAAGTTAAAAACATTGGTGTGAATGTATTAAACGCTTCTAAATGGATGAATGCAGTTACCATTTCAACCAATGACGAAACAAAAATTTCAACCATAAAAGAACTTTCATGTGTTGCAGGAATTGTCTTAACATCTTCTCCCGCTTTAGACAGAAAACCGTCTGCCAAGTTTGATTTTGAGAGCACAACACAGCCTCTTTCAGAAAATCTGTCACAGGAAAAAGCGGTCTCTTCCGTTTTAAACTACGGCCCTTCATTCTTTCAAGCAAATCAAATTGGTGTTGATTGTATGCACGACATGGGATATATGGGGCAGGGGATTACTGTTGCAGTTTTGGATGCAGGATTTTTTGATGCAAATATTTTACCAGCATTTGATAGTTTGAGAATCAATAACCAATTATTGGGTTGTAGAGATTTTGTAACCGGTGACACCTTGGTATTTGAAGATTTTCCTCACGGGATGAATGTGCTTTCGTGTATGGGAGGAAATTTGCCTGGAGAATTGGTAGGAACAGCTCCCAAAGCAAAATACTGGCTATTGAGAACTGAAGATGCATTTACTGAAACATTGCAAGAAGAAGTGAATTGGTTGGTTGGTGCTGAGTTTGCGGATAGTGTAGGAGCAGATGTAATTAATTCGTCTTTAGGTTACAGCACATTTGATGGTGGTATTGGGGATCATACCTATGCAGACATGGATGGGAATACTACTATTATTACAAATGCAGCAGATTGGGCCGCAAGTGTTGGTATATTTGTAACGACTAGTGCCGGTAATGCAGGCGGTCCGCCATGGTTTAAGATTACGGCACCAGCTGATGCAGATAGCGCGTTAACGGTTGGAGCAGTTGATTCGGCTGGATTTATTGCCGGATTCAGTTCACGCGGATTAACATCGGATGGCAGAATAAAACCGAATGTTTGTGCTCGCGGGGTACAAGCGGTAATTGCTGCAAATTCCGGTGGTATTACAGGAGCAAGTGGCACCTCTTTTTCTTCTCCAATTACTGCTGGTGCGGTGGCTTGTTTATGGCAGGCTAATCCTTCTGCTACGAATATGCAGTTGCTTTCAGCAATTGAACAAAGTGCTTCTCAATATACTTCTCCCGATTCAATTTATGGATATGGAATCCCTAATTTCTGTAAAGCAGATTCGATTCTTAGCTTTATCTTGAGTGTAAACGATATTCAGGGAAATCAAAACAGTTTAACTGTTTATCCGAATCCATTCCATTCGAATTTCACAATCGAATATTATGCTTCAAACAAAGAGGTGGTGTTAGTAGAGCTGTTTGATGTTACAGGAAAAAAAGTGATTAGCCAGCAACAATCCGTTTTGGGGAATACAAAAAACAGTTTTACGCTGTCAGGTGTTGCTATACTTTCAAAAGGGATTTACACGTTGCGTATTGTAAGCGCAAATGAAACGCAATATTCAAAAATCATCAAACAATAA
- a CDS encoding competence/damage-inducible protein A, whose amino-acid sequence MDEVEIITIGDEILIGQIVDTNSAFIAQLLNMNGMSVKQISSVSDDREHILKALDEAKSRADIILITGGLGPTKDDITKKTLCEYFNTTMRFDEGAYQDVVNIFATYGKEVTPINRLQAEVPAICEVIHNYNGTAPCMWFDVDNKIFVSMPGVPYEMKALMRDQVVPKLKERFQFPSIYHKTILTQGIGESALSELISDWEDSLAAVNIKLAYLPSPGMVRLRLSTKGKDEQILVKNVDQKIEAVKPIISEYIYGYEVYGEDRESLEMMVGKLLRDKKKTISTAESCTGGYISHLLTKVAGSSEYYIGSVISYAYEIKETELGVPHDIILKHGAVSQPVVEQMAKAIREKYQTDYAISASGIAGPGGGTEEKPVGTVWVAIATPTKIISEKFLFGANRERNIQKTANAALNLLKKELEG is encoded by the coding sequence ATGGACGAAGTAGAAATTATAACCATCGGTGACGAAATTTTAATCGGTCAAATTGTTGACACCAATTCAGCATTTATTGCTCAGTTGTTAAACATGAACGGAATGAGTGTCAAACAGATTTCATCTGTTTCGGATGATCGTGAGCACATTTTAAAAGCATTGGATGAAGCAAAGAGTCGTGCGGATATTATTTTGATTACAGGCGGATTGGGGCCTACTAAAGACGATATTACTAAAAAGACCTTATGCGAATATTTTAATACAACCATGCGATTTGATGAAGGTGCTTACCAAGATGTGGTAAATATTTTCGCAACTTATGGTAAAGAAGTGACACCGATTAATCGGTTGCAAGCGGAAGTTCCTGCAATTTGTGAGGTTATTCACAACTACAATGGAACGGCACCGTGCATGTGGTTTGATGTGGATAATAAAATATTCGTTTCAATGCCTGGAGTTCCTTATGAGATGAAAGCTCTTATGAGAGATCAGGTGGTGCCTAAGTTAAAAGAGCGGTTTCAATTTCCATCCATTTATCATAAAACCATTTTAACACAAGGAATAGGGGAGTCGGCATTGTCAGAGTTGATTTCTGATTGGGAGGATAGTTTAGCTGCTGTAAATATTAAATTGGCCTACTTACCATCACCAGGAATGGTACGTTTGCGTTTAAGCACAAAGGGGAAAGATGAGCAGATTTTAGTAAAAAATGTTGATCAAAAAATAGAAGCAGTTAAACCAATTATTTCTGAATACATCTATGGCTATGAAGTGTATGGTGAAGATCGTGAAAGTTTGGAGATGATGGTTGGAAAGTTGCTGCGCGACAAAAAGAAAACAATTTCTACAGCCGAAAGTTGCACGGGTGGGTACATATCTCATTTATTGACAAAAGTAGCGGGCAGTTCCGAATATTACATCGGCTCGGTGATATCATATGCTTACGAGATAAAAGAAACAGAGTTGGGCGTTCCTCATGACATTATTCTAAAACATGGAGCTGTTTCCCAGCCAGTGGTGGAACAAATGGCAAAAGCTATTCGTGAAAAATATCAAACCGATTATGCCATTTCTGCATCTGGCATTGCAGGTCCGGGTGGTGGAACAGAAGAAAAACCCGTTGGTACAGTTTGGGTGGCGATTGCAACTCCAACTAAAATAATTTCAGAAAAGTTTTTGTTCGGAGCAAACCGTGAGCGTAATATTCAAAAAACTGCGAATGCGGCATTGAATTTATTGAAGAAGGAGTTAGAAGGGTAG
- a CDS encoding S46 family peptidase: MKKSILFLLIFNFSIFNFLKADEGMWLPIFLKAMNEADMQSKGLKLSAEDIYSINKSSLKDAIVHFGGGCTAEIISDQGLMFTNHHCGYGQIQAHSTVENDMLTNGFWAKSQSEELPNPGLTATLIIRMEDVTSKVLANVTPGMSDADREKKVNEAIASIIKEATANTHYGAYIRPFFYGNEYYMFVTETFKDVRLVGAPPSSIGKFGGDTDNWMWPRHTGDFSIFRIYANKDNKPAEYSKDNVPYKPKYVIPISIKGIEENDFTMVYGFPGRTTEYLSSYAVNMIMNESDPAKVKIRETRLEIWDVDMKANDKVRIQYSAKYASLANYWKKWDGEMKGLKKADAINKKKLFEQDFLLKVNTDDDAKGKYGNLFSDFEKMYAEISIWSKQRDYHSEAIMGIEIVGVASYFYDVMEIMNSGKKAADVEKYINKINGEVNEFYKNFNAATDEKICAAMLKTYIDNIEKSQQATVFAEIQKKYKGDFKKYAKDLYSKSMFVSEAKVKAALLDMDKNYKKIEKDPAYKLMFSCLSKYKKEVLPTYTELDAKINTLNRAYMKAMRELVTTKKYYLDANSTLRVTYGKVNGYYPKDGVHYNYYTTLEGVMEKENPAVDEFIVFPKLKELYKNKDYGQYANKKGELPVAFCASNHTTGGNSGSPVFNAEGQLIGTNFDRNWEGTMSDIIYNPDQVRNIVLDVRFTLFVIDKFAGAGYLLNEMKIIK, from the coding sequence ATGAAAAAGTCAATTCTCTTTTTATTAATTTTTAATTTTTCAATTTTTAATTTTTTAAAAGCCGATGAAGGAATGTGGTTACCCATTTTCCTAAAGGCTATGAACGAAGCGGATATGCAAAGCAAGGGCTTAAAGCTCTCTGCAGAGGATATTTATAGTATAAATAAATCCAGTTTAAAAGATGCAATTGTTCATTTTGGTGGGGGATGTACTGCTGAAATTATTTCTGACCAAGGTTTGATGTTTACGAATCACCACTGTGGATACGGACAAATTCAAGCACATAGCACCGTTGAAAACGATATGCTTACAAATGGCTTTTGGGCAAAATCTCAATCAGAGGAGTTGCCAAATCCAGGATTGACGGCTACGCTGATTATTCGTATGGAAGATGTTACTTCCAAAGTTTTAGCGAATGTTACTCCTGGCATGTCCGATGCTGACCGCGAGAAAAAAGTAAATGAAGCGATTGCAAGCATCATCAAAGAAGCAACAGCGAACACACATTATGGCGCTTACATTCGTCCATTCTTTTACGGGAATGAATACTATATGTTTGTTACGGAAACATTTAAAGATGTTCGCCTGGTAGGTGCACCGCCATCTTCCATCGGTAAGTTTGGTGGTGATACTGACAACTGGATGTGGCCGCGACATACCGGTGATTTTTCCATTTTTAGAATCTATGCGAATAAGGATAATAAACCTGCTGAATATTCAAAAGACAATGTTCCTTATAAACCGAAATATGTGATTCCTATTTCGATTAAAGGAATTGAAGAAAATGATTTCACAATGGTATATGGTTTTCCGGGACGAACAACTGAATATTTAAGTTCGTATGCTGTAAATATGATCATGAATGAAAGTGATCCAGCGAAAGTAAAAATACGTGAAACGCGTTTAGAAATTTGGGATGTGGACATGAAAGCGAACGATAAAGTCCGCATTCAGTATTCTGCTAAATATGCAAGTTTGGCGAACTACTGGAAAAAATGGGATGGTGAAATGAAAGGCTTGAAAAAAGCAGATGCCATCAATAAGAAAAAACTCTTTGAACAAGACTTTCTTTTGAAAGTAAATACCGATGATGATGCAAAAGGGAAATATGGAAATCTGTTTTCTGATTTTGAAAAAATGTATGCAGAAATCAGTATTTGGAGTAAACAGCGCGACTACCATTCAGAAGCGATTATGGGAATTGAAATTGTGGGTGTAGCATCTTATTTTTATGATGTAATGGAGATTATGAATAGCGGGAAAAAAGCTGCAGATGTTGAAAAATACATCAATAAGATAAATGGGGAGGTAAATGAATTTTACAAAAACTTTAATGCTGCTACGGATGAAAAAATCTGTGCAGCAATGTTGAAAACCTATATCGATAATATTGAGAAATCGCAACAAGCGACTGTGTTTGCTGAAATACAAAAAAAGTACAAAGGCGATTTTAAAAAGTATGCAAAAGACTTGTATTCCAAATCAATGTTTGTATCAGAAGCAAAAGTAAAAGCAGCATTGCTGGATATGGATAAAAATTATAAAAAAATTGAAAAGGATCCGGCTTACAAACTAATGTTTAGTTGCTTGTCGAAATACAAAAAAGAAGTTTTACCAACCTATACTGAATTGGATGCTAAAATTAATACGCTAAATCGTGCGTATATGAAGGCGATGCGGGAGTTGGTAACTACAAAAAAATATTATTTGGATGCGAACAGCACCTTGCGCGTAACCTATGGAAAAGTAAATGGCTACTATCCGAAAGACGGGGTTCATTACAACTATTATACAACATTAGAAGGTGTTATGGAAAAAGAAAATCCTGCTGTAGATGAGTTTATTGTGTTTCCGAAACTGAAAGAATTGTACAAAAATAAAGATTATGGACAATATGCGAACAAAAAGGGGGAGTTGCCTGTTGCTTTCTGTGCAAGCAATCATACTACCGGTGGAAACTCAGGTAGTCCGGTTTTTAATGCAGAAGGACAATTAATTGGGACCAACTTCGACAGAAACTGGGAAGGTACGATGAGTGATATTATTTACAATCCGGATCAAGTTAGAAATATTGTTTTAGATGTTCGTTTTACGCTTTTTGTGATTGATAAATTTGCCGGAGCAGGATATTTGTTGAATGAAATGAAGATTATTAAATAG